From the Streptomyces nigrescens genome, one window contains:
- a CDS encoding LLM class flavin-dependent oxidoreductase, whose translation MPVEFLGIAATNNGSEVTPRSGASFDKDYTLKLARAHEDYGWDRVLFAYGSGSPDPSPAAAYVAARTETLQILVAHRPNVSYPTFAAKTFATLDRISDGRLAVHFITGGNDHEQGREGDTLTKDERYDRTREYIRLVKKIWTTHEPFDHEGTHYRFHDFVSDTFPVQQPHPQVSFGGSSAAAYAAGGAEADIYCLWGEPLAQTAEQIASVKAAAQAAGRSEVPRIQVAFRPIIAPTEELAWEKAHRTLERIKARKAGGALSRRHPLTNPQNAGSQRLLAVAAEGERHDRALWTPTAAETGGAGNSTALVGTPETVAQALLDYYDLGVEILSARGYDLLDDAIDFGRHVIPIVREEVAKRDAERAAAGGRQAS comes from the coding sequence ATGCCTGTTGAGTTCCTCGGCATTGCCGCGACCAACAACGGTTCCGAAGTCACCCCCCGCTCCGGCGCGTCCTTCGACAAGGACTACACGCTGAAGCTGGCCCGCGCCCACGAGGACTACGGCTGGGACCGGGTGCTGTTCGCCTACGGTTCCGGCTCCCCCGACCCCTCCCCGGCCGCCGCCTATGTCGCGGCCCGCACCGAGACCCTGCAGATCCTGGTGGCGCACCGCCCCAATGTCTCGTATCCGACGTTCGCCGCGAAGACCTTCGCGACCCTGGACCGGATCAGCGACGGCCGGCTCGCGGTGCACTTCATCACCGGTGGCAACGACCACGAACAGGGCCGCGAGGGCGACACCCTCACCAAGGACGAGCGCTACGACCGCACCCGCGAATACATCCGCCTCGTCAAGAAGATCTGGACCACCCATGAGCCCTTCGACCACGAGGGCACCCACTACCGCTTCCACGACTTCGTCTCGGACACCTTCCCCGTTCAACAGCCCCACCCGCAGGTGTCGTTCGGGGGCTCCTCGGCGGCGGCCTACGCGGCGGGCGGCGCCGAGGCGGACATCTACTGCCTGTGGGGTGAACCGCTGGCACAGACCGCCGAGCAGATCGCCTCGGTGAAGGCGGCGGCGCAGGCGGCCGGGCGCAGCGAGGTGCCCCGGATCCAGGTCGCGTTCCGGCCGATTATCGCGCCCACGGAGGAGCTGGCCTGGGAGAAGGCCCACCGCACCCTGGAACGGATCAAGGCCCGCAAGGCGGGCGGCGCGCTCAGCCGCCGCCATCCGCTGACGAACCCGCAGAACGCCGGATCGCAGCGGCTGCTGGCGGTGGCCGCCGAAGGGGAACGGCACGACCGGGCGCTGTGGACCCCGACCGCCGCGGAGACCGGCGGCGCGGGCAACTCCACCGCGCTGGTCGGCACCCCGGAGACCGTCGCCCAGGCCCTGCTCGACTACTACGACCTGGGCGTGGAGATCCTCTCCGCCCGCGGCTACGACCTGCTCGACGACGCCATCGACTTCGGCCGCCATGTCATCCCGATCGTGCGCGAGGAGGTCGCCAAGCGGGACGCGGAACGGGCGGCGGCCGGCGGCCGGCAGGCCTCGTAG
- a CDS encoding VOC family protein, protein MIDHIAIQVADVAAAAEFYDRALAPLGAQRTKEFGEFVGFGTTGHTLWLIPSSDDGPARELHLAFAARDRAAVDAFHAAAVAAGAESLHTPRLWPQYHESYYGAFVRDPDGNNIEAVCHTPQGETPPSGGVPQP, encoded by the coding sequence ATGATTGATCACATTGCGATCCAGGTGGCGGACGTCGCGGCCGCCGCGGAGTTCTACGACCGTGCCCTCGCCCCGCTCGGGGCCCAACGGACCAAGGAATTCGGCGAGTTCGTCGGTTTTGGCACCACCGGCCACACCCTCTGGCTCATCCCCTCCTCCGACGACGGTCCCGCCCGTGAGCTGCACCTCGCCTTCGCCGCGCGCGATCGTGCGGCTGTCGACGCCTTCCATGCCGCCGCCGTCGCGGCCGGTGCCGAGTCCCTGCACACCCCACGGCTGTGGCCCCAGTACCACGAGTCCTACTACGGGGCTTTCGTCCGTGACCCCGACGGCAACAACATCGAAGCGGTCTGCCATACGCCTCAGGGGGAGACGCCCCCTAGCGGCGGTGTCCCGCAGCCGTAG
- a CDS encoding ABA4-like family protein, producing MTTTTLFDLAFALAAPFWALLILAPGWRWTDRIAASPLPMVPVLAVYLALAVPVFPELWAAVSRPGLAGFQELLRLGGGAGAIWAQVIAWDLFLGQWMYREARELGIHPLVMGPLLVLTVLLSPLGVLLFLGIRAGVRRRHRLTIGGRRVPQRGSPDAPPASAATAAGHRR from the coding sequence ATGACCACCACCACCCTCTTCGATCTGGCCTTCGCCCTCGCGGCGCCGTTCTGGGCGTTGCTGATCCTGGCCCCGGGGTGGCGCTGGACCGACCGGATCGCCGCCTCGCCGCTACCGATGGTGCCCGTCCTCGCGGTCTATCTCGCCCTGGCCGTCCCGGTGTTCCCGGAGCTGTGGGCCGCCGTCAGCCGGCCCGGCCTGGCGGGGTTCCAGGAGCTGCTGCGGCTCGGCGGCGGGGCGGGCGCGATCTGGGCGCAGGTGATCGCCTGGGATCTCTTCCTGGGACAGTGGATGTACCGCGAGGCCCGGGAGCTGGGGATCCATCCGCTGGTGATGGGACCGCTGCTGGTACTCACCGTGCTGCTCTCCCCCCTCGGCGTACTCCTCTTCCTCGGCATCCGCGCGGGCGTCCGCCGCCGGCACCGGCTGACGATCGGCGGGCGGCGCGTCCCGCAACGCGGATCACCGGACGCACCGCCCGCAAGTGCCGCTACGGCTGCGGGACACCGCCGCTAG
- a CDS encoding MerR family transcriptional regulator: MRIGELSRETGVAIPTIKYYVREGLLPAGRLTSPNQASYDDGHVRRLRLIRGLIDVGGLTVSAVREVLAAVDSPGEPVHEVLGAAQHAITPRPAATPEGMERARQSVAELIRHRGWRVGPDHPAFEALAVALATFRGVGRGEFEEILDDYAAACERVAAADLAWLGRNAEVDGMVECVVVGTVLGDAVLAAMRRLAHVEASARKFEGAAEGAAGEGAAAEGAGGR; the protein is encoded by the coding sequence ATGCGCATCGGGGAGTTGAGTCGCGAGACCGGGGTCGCGATCCCGACGATCAAGTACTACGTCCGCGAAGGGCTGTTGCCCGCGGGCCGGCTGACCAGCCCCAATCAGGCCAGTTACGACGACGGCCATGTCCGCAGGCTGCGGCTGATCCGGGGGCTGATCGACGTCGGGGGGCTCACGGTCTCGGCCGTGCGTGAAGTGCTGGCCGCCGTCGACTCACCGGGGGAGCCGGTGCACGAGGTCCTCGGTGCGGCGCAGCATGCGATTACCCCGCGGCCGGCCGCCACGCCGGAGGGTATGGAGCGGGCGCGGCAGTCGGTCGCGGAGCTGATCCGCCACCGCGGCTGGCGGGTCGGGCCGGACCATCCGGCCTTCGAGGCGCTGGCCGTCGCGCTGGCCACCTTCCGGGGCGTCGGGCGCGGTGAGTTCGAGGAGATCCTGGACGACTATGCCGCGGCCTGTGAGCGGGTGGCCGCCGCTGATCTGGCGTGGCTGGGCCGCAATGCCGAGGTCGACGGGATGGTGGAGTGCGTCGTGGTGGGGACCGTCCTGGGGGATGCGGTCCTCGCGGCGATGCGCCGGCTCGCGCATGTGGAGGCGTCGGCCCGTAAGTTCGAGGGTGCCGCGGAGGGCGCTGCCGGGGAGGGTGCTGCGGCCGAGGGCGCGGGCGGTCGGTAG
- a CDS encoding siderophore-interacting protein, with translation MAAERPSRKKPAAHRARVQRTEQLTPHMVRVVLGGEGLAEFEAGEYSDHYVKLVFPQPGVQYPEPFDIAQIRAEFPRDQWPSTRTYTVRTWDAATRELTVDFVVHGDEGLAGPWAAAAQPGEEIFLLGPGGAYVPEAAADWHLLAGDESALPAIAASLARMPAGVPVHAFIEVAGPEERQELDAPAGAEISWLYRGGAPVGRELVAAVRALDFPSGRVQAFVHGEAGFVKELRRLLRVEREIPREALSISGYWRKGHDEDGWQASKRDWNQQVEAEQEPATAAAS, from the coding sequence GTGGCAGCAGAGCGTCCGTCCCGCAAGAAGCCCGCCGCGCACCGCGCGCGGGTGCAGCGCACCGAACAGCTCACCCCTCACATGGTCCGTGTGGTGCTGGGCGGTGAAGGTCTGGCGGAGTTCGAGGCGGGCGAGTACTCCGACCACTACGTCAAGCTGGTCTTCCCGCAGCCCGGTGTGCAGTACCCCGAGCCGTTCGACATCGCCCAGATCCGCGCCGAGTTCCCGCGCGACCAGTGGCCCAGCACCCGTACGTACACCGTCCGCACCTGGGACGCCGCGACCCGCGAGCTGACTGTGGACTTCGTGGTGCACGGTGACGAGGGCCTGGCCGGGCCCTGGGCGGCCGCGGCACAGCCGGGCGAGGAGATCTTCCTGCTCGGCCCCGGCGGTGCCTACGTCCCGGAGGCCGCTGCCGACTGGCATCTGCTGGCGGGCGACGAGAGCGCCCTGCCGGCCATCGCGGCCTCCCTCGCCCGGATGCCCGCGGGTGTGCCGGTGCACGCCTTCATCGAGGTGGCCGGGCCGGAGGAGCGCCAGGAGCTGGACGCACCGGCCGGCGCCGAGATCAGCTGGCTGTACCGCGGTGGCGCCCCCGTCGGCCGCGAACTGGTCGCCGCGGTAAGGGCGTTGGACTTCCCTTCCGGCCGGGTCCAGGCGTTCGTGCACGGCGAGGCCGGCTTCGTGAAGGAACTGCGGCGGCTGCTCCGCGTCGAGCGCGAGATCCCCCGCGAGGCCCTGTCCATCTCCGGCTACTGGCGCAAGGGCCACGACGAGGACGGCTGGCAGGCCTCCAAGCGCGACTGGAACCAGCAGGTCGAGGCCGAGCAGGAGCCCGCGACAGCGGCGGCCTCCTGA
- a CDS encoding 5'-3' exonuclease, with translation MLLDTASLYFRAYFGVPESVKAPDGTPVNAVRGLLDFIARLVQDHHPDDLVACMDFDWRPQWRVDLIPSYKAHRVAEEAPAGSPEPDEEEIPDTLSPQVPVIEDVLDALGIARIGAAGYEADDVIGTLTAQATGPVDIVTGDRDLFQLVDDRRGIRILYPLKGVGTLQITDEALLHEKYGVDGPGYADLALLRGDPSDGLPGVPGIGEKTAAKLLATYGDLAGIMAAADDPASKVTPAQRKRLVEARPYLAVAPKVVKVATDVPVPAVDHTLPADPADPERLEALAAQWGLGGALHRLLVTLRR, from the coding sequence ATGCTCCTCGATACCGCCTCGCTCTACTTCCGCGCCTATTTCGGGGTACCGGAATCAGTCAAAGCCCCGGACGGTACCCCGGTGAACGCGGTACGCGGCCTGCTGGACTTCATCGCCCGGCTCGTCCAGGACCACCACCCCGATGACCTGGTCGCCTGCATGGACTTCGACTGGCGCCCCCAGTGGCGGGTCGATCTGATCCCCTCCTACAAGGCACACCGGGTCGCCGAGGAGGCCCCGGCCGGATCCCCGGAGCCCGACGAGGAGGAGATCCCCGACACCCTCTCGCCGCAGGTCCCGGTCATCGAGGACGTACTGGACGCCCTGGGCATCGCCCGTATCGGGGCGGCCGGCTACGAGGCCGACGACGTCATCGGCACCCTGACCGCACAGGCCACGGGCCCCGTGGACATCGTCACCGGCGACCGCGACCTCTTCCAGCTCGTCGACGACCGGCGTGGTATCCGCATCCTGTATCCGCTCAAGGGCGTCGGGACCCTCCAGATCACCGACGAGGCGCTGCTGCACGAGAAGTACGGGGTGGACGGCCCCGGATACGCCGATCTGGCGCTGCTGCGCGGCGACCCCAGCGACGGCCTGCCCGGCGTCCCGGGGATCGGCGAGAAGACCGCCGCCAAGCTGCTGGCCACCTACGGCGACCTGGCGGGCATCATGGCCGCCGCCGACGACCCCGCCTCGAAGGTGACCCCCGCACAGCGCAAGCGACTGGTGGAGGCACGCCCGTACCTGGCGGTCGCCCCGAAGGTCGTGAAGGTGGCCACCGATGTGCCGGTGCCCGCCGTCGACCACACGCTCCCCGCCGATCCGGCCGACCCCGAGCGCCTGGAAGCACTGGCCGCACAGTGGGGCCTCGGCGGCGCCCTGCACCGGCTGCTCGTCACACTTCGCCGATGA
- a CDS encoding quaternary amine ABC transporter ATP-binding protein produces the protein MSRLQAEHLYKVFGRRPEDAVRKLEAGAGREELRAEGTTAAVIDASIEVDEGQIFVVMGLSGSGKSTLLRTLNGLLEPTAGTVRFDGQDLTSLSAKELRKVRSEKISMVFQHFALFPHRSVLENAAYGLEVQGVPRAERNRRATEALELTGLKGWEKSWPDELSGGMQQRVGLARALATDADLLLMDESFSALDPLIRRDMQDQLLELQKTLKKTIVFITHDLNEAMRLGDRIAVMRDGRIVQIGSAEDILVTPANDYVASFTQDVDRTRVLTAGAIMAEVGTVLGATTPEGRKLTTAAEFRAAAPATVGVDTPLVELFTPCSTSTVPVAVTDEHGDLVGAVAAERLLAVLGEGDRQAAAGGVPAQAPAADGTAVALGKTPAVDAPDDDAPAGDPAAAKDSVATPGDNDPEDKVIAGA, from the coding sequence GTGTCCAGGCTGCAAGCCGAGCACCTGTACAAAGTGTTCGGCAGACGACCGGAGGACGCGGTCCGCAAGCTCGAAGCCGGCGCCGGCCGGGAGGAGCTGCGGGCCGAAGGCACCACCGCCGCGGTGATCGACGCGTCGATCGAGGTGGACGAGGGCCAGATATTCGTCGTCATGGGTCTGTCCGGGTCCGGCAAGTCCACCCTGCTGCGCACGCTCAACGGGCTGCTGGAGCCGACCGCCGGAACCGTCCGGTTCGACGGCCAGGACCTCACCTCGCTCAGTGCCAAGGAACTGCGCAAGGTCCGCTCCGAGAAGATCTCCATGGTCTTCCAGCACTTCGCGCTCTTCCCGCACCGCAGTGTGCTGGAGAACGCCGCCTACGGGCTGGAGGTGCAGGGCGTCCCGCGCGCCGAGCGCAACAGGCGCGCCACCGAGGCACTGGAACTCACCGGGCTCAAGGGCTGGGAGAAGTCTTGGCCCGACGAGCTGTCCGGCGGGATGCAGCAGCGGGTGGGCCTGGCCAGGGCGCTGGCCACCGACGCCGATCTGCTGCTGATGGACGAGTCCTTCAGCGCGCTCGACCCGCTGATCCGCCGCGATATGCAGGACCAGCTGCTCGAACTGCAGAAGACCCTGAAGAAGACCATCGTCTTCATCACCCACGACCTCAACGAGGCGATGCGCCTCGGCGACCGGATCGCGGTGATGCGGGACGGGCGGATCGTCCAGATCGGCAGCGCCGAGGACATCCTCGTCACGCCGGCCAACGACTATGTCGCCTCCTTCACCCAGGACGTGGACCGTACGCGGGTGCTGACCGCGGGCGCGATCATGGCCGAGGTCGGGACCGTGCTCGGGGCGACGACCCCGGAGGGCAGGAAGCTCACCACCGCGGCGGAGTTCCGGGCCGCGGCGCCCGCCACCGTCGGTGTGGACACCCCGCTGGTCGAGCTGTTCACCCCCTGCTCGACCAGCACCGTTCCGGTCGCCGTGACCGACGAGCACGGTGACCTGGTCGGCGCGGTGGCGGCCGAGCGGCTGCTCGCCGTCCTCGGCGAAGGCGACCGGCAGGCCGCGGCCGGCGGTGTCCCCGCCCAGGCCCCGGCCGCGGACGGCACGGCAGTGGCGCTCGGCAAGACGCCCGCCGTGGACGCGCCGGACGACGACGCGCCGGCGGGCGACCCGGCCGCCGCGAAGGACTCCGTGGCCACGCCCGGGGACAACGACCCCGAGGACAAGGTGATCGCCGGTGCCTAG
- a CDS encoding ABC transporter permease/substrate binding protein: MPRIQIGSWAESAVNWLRDNLDWLFTLITKVLNGLYDAIHTVLAGPEPLLLAGILAVLAWWLRGLPAALLAFLGFALIDSVEQWGPTIESLSLVLVACLITVLVAVPLGIWAARSRVVGGVLRPVLDLMQTMPAMVYLIPGILFFGLGVVPGIVATIVFSMPPAVRMTELGIRQVDGELVEAAEAFGTHPRRTLFRVQLPLALPTIMAGINQVIMLALSMVVIAGMVGGGGLGGSVYNAISSVDVALGSESGIAVVILAMYLDRMTGALNQRVSPLGRRALAKAQASLGGMKFLHWRPATSVAMVGIVVLALLAGGMGMVGKSGGQGGGGNGRPISLGYVNWDEGKATTYLWKEILEQRGYKPKVQALEAGPLFAGQARGDIDVQTNAWLPTTHASYWKKYQDKLEDLGTWYDKTSLEIAVPSYMKGVKTLDDLKGKGGELGGKITGIEPGAGEMKILKDKVLKDYGLGGEYKVQESSTASMLTELDRSLHAKKPIAVTLWSPHWAYDKYKLTKLKDPKGSFGSGDGLHLLGRKGFAKDEPEVAKWMKKFHLDEKQLTSLENDIKSAGEGHEQDGVRTWLKKHPGLVDKVAPSADATYAKGKDAGKAPNIGYPAWDEGIATTYLWKNILEKRGYKPNIRNLDVGPMWTGLSTGQIDVETDGWLPVAQKQYWDKYKKDLVDVGPWYDKTSLEIAVPSYVKGVKTLDDLREHKDEFKGKIIGIEPGTGEMKRLKDTVAPAYGLQDFEVTSAGTSAMLTELDRAYHKKEPVAVVLWSPHWAYSKYKLTKLADPKGTWGANNQIKTLGHKSFPKKFPEFHGWLKNWKMNAQELGSLENAIQDAGKGNENKGVEKWIADHPGIVDKMAPVK, from the coding sequence GTGCCTAGGATCCAGATAGGCAGCTGGGCCGAGAGCGCCGTCAACTGGCTGCGCGACAACCTCGACTGGCTCTTCACCCTCATCACCAAGGTGCTGAACGGTCTCTACGACGCGATTCACACGGTCCTCGCAGGACCCGAACCGCTGCTGCTGGCCGGCATCCTCGCGGTGCTCGCCTGGTGGCTGCGCGGTCTGCCGGCCGCCCTGCTCGCCTTCCTCGGCTTCGCACTGATCGACTCCGTAGAACAGTGGGGACCGACCATCGAGTCGCTCTCCCTGGTGCTGGTGGCCTGCCTGATCACCGTGCTGGTCGCTGTGCCGCTCGGTATCTGGGCGGCCCGCAGCCGGGTCGTCGGCGGAGTGCTGCGTCCGGTCCTGGACCTGATGCAGACGATGCCGGCGATGGTCTACCTCATCCCCGGCATCCTCTTCTTCGGCCTCGGTGTCGTCCCCGGCATCGTCGCCACCATCGTCTTCTCCATGCCGCCCGCGGTCCGGATGACCGAGCTCGGCATCCGGCAGGTCGACGGGGAACTGGTCGAGGCGGCCGAGGCGTTCGGCACCCACCCGCGGCGCACGCTCTTCCGCGTGCAGCTGCCGCTGGCGCTGCCCACGATCATGGCCGGTATCAACCAGGTCATCATGCTGGCGCTGTCCATGGTCGTCATCGCCGGCATGGTCGGCGGCGGCGGTCTCGGCGGGTCCGTCTACAACGCGATCAGCTCGGTCGACGTGGCACTGGGTTCCGAGTCCGGTATCGCGGTCGTCATCCTCGCCATGTACCTGGACCGGATGACCGGTGCGCTCAACCAGCGGGTCTCCCCGCTCGGCCGGCGGGCGCTGGCCAAGGCGCAGGCGTCGCTCGGCGGGATGAAGTTCCTGCACTGGCGGCCCGCCACCTCCGTTGCCATGGTCGGCATCGTCGTGCTGGCGCTGCTCGCCGGCGGTATGGGCATGGTGGGCAAGAGCGGCGGCCAGGGCGGCGGCGGCAACGGCCGTCCGATCAGCCTCGGCTACGTCAACTGGGACGAGGGCAAGGCCACCACGTACCTCTGGAAGGAAATCCTCGAACAGCGCGGCTACAAGCCCAAGGTCCAGGCCCTGGAGGCCGGACCGCTGTTCGCCGGGCAGGCCCGCGGTGACATCGATGTGCAGACCAACGCCTGGCTGCCGACCACCCACGCCTCGTACTGGAAGAAGTACCAGGACAAGCTGGAGGACCTCGGCACCTGGTACGACAAGACCTCCCTGGAGATCGCGGTCCCGTCCTACATGAAGGGCGTCAAGACCCTCGACGACCTCAAGGGCAAGGGCGGCGAGCTCGGCGGCAAGATCACCGGCATTGAGCCGGGCGCCGGCGAGATGAAGATCCTCAAGGACAAGGTCCTCAAGGACTACGGCCTGGGCGGCGAGTACAAGGTCCAGGAGTCCAGCACCGCGTCCATGCTCACCGAGCTGGACCGCTCCCTGCACGCCAAGAAGCCGATCGCGGTCACGCTGTGGTCGCCGCACTGGGCGTACGACAAGTACAAGCTCACCAAGCTCAAGGACCCCAAGGGCTCCTTCGGCTCCGGTGACGGTCTGCACCTGCTGGGCCGTAAGGGCTTCGCCAAGGACGAGCCCGAGGTCGCCAAGTGGATGAAGAAGTTCCACCTGGACGAGAAGCAGCTCACCAGCCTTGAGAACGACATCAAGAGCGCCGGTGAGGGCCATGAGCAGGACGGTGTGCGCACCTGGCTGAAGAAGCACCCCGGCCTGGTCGACAAGGTCGCGCCGTCCGCCGACGCCACCTACGCCAAGGGCAAGGACGCCGGCAAGGCACCGAACATCGGCTACCCGGCGTGGGACGAGGGCATCGCCACCACGTACCTGTGGAAGAACATCCTGGAGAAGCGCGGCTACAAGCCGAACATCCGCAACCTCGATGTCGGACCGATGTGGACGGGACTGTCCACGGGCCAGATCGATGTGGAGACGGACGGCTGGCTGCCGGTCGCGCAGAAGCAGTACTGGGACAAGTACAAGAAGGACCTGGTCGACGTCGGGCCCTGGTACGACAAGACCTCGCTGGAGATCGCGGTGCCCTCCTACGTCAAGGGTGTGAAGACCCTGGACGATCTGCGGGAGCACAAGGACGAGTTCAAGGGCAAGATCATCGGAATTGAGCCGGGCACCGGCGAGATGAAGCGCCTCAAGGACACCGTCGCCCCCGCGTACGGTCTGCAGGACTTCGAGGTCACCTCGGCCGGCACCAGCGCCATGCTGACGGAGCTGGACCGGGCGTACCACAAGAAGGAGCCCGTCGCGGTGGTGCTGTGGTCGCCGCACTGGGCGTACAGCAAGTACAAGCTCACCAAGCTCGCGGACCCCAAGGGCACCTGGGGCGCCAACAACCAGATCAAGACGCTCGGCCACAAGAGCTTCCCGAAGAAGTTCCCGGAGTTCCACGGCTGGCTGAAGAACTGGAAGATGAACGCCCAGGAGCTCGGCAGCCTGGAGAACGCCATCCAGGACGCCGGCAAGGGCAACGAGAACAAGGGCGTCGAGAAGTGGATCGCCGACCATCCGGGCATCGTCGACAAGATGGCGCCGGTGAAGTAG
- a CDS encoding helical backbone metal receptor produces MTGHRSPRRVVSLVPSLTEAVAACAPELLAGVTDWCSHPAGLDVPRIGGTKNPDVGRVAALAPDLVIANEEENRPQDLEALRAAGLTVLVTEVRTLDQAWGELARVLVAGCGLPRPAWLDAAETAWRELPPPAAERTAVVPVWRRPWMVLGRDTFAGDVLARLGVRNLYADHADRYPRIPLDALNSGAADLVVLPDEPYRFSAEDGPEAFPGLPAALVSGRCLTWYGPSLLQAPAVLAQALAGAR; encoded by the coding sequence ATGACCGGTCACCGTTCCCCCCGGCGCGTGGTGTCCCTGGTGCCCTCCCTCACCGAGGCGGTGGCGGCGTGCGCGCCCGAGCTGCTGGCCGGGGTCACCGACTGGTGCAGCCACCCCGCCGGGCTCGACGTCCCCCGTATCGGCGGCACCAAGAACCCGGACGTCGGCAGGGTCGCGGCGCTGGCGCCCGATCTGGTGATCGCCAATGAGGAGGAGAACCGTCCGCAGGATCTGGAGGCGCTGCGGGCCGCCGGGCTGACCGTCCTGGTCACCGAGGTGCGGACACTGGACCAGGCGTGGGGCGAACTGGCGCGGGTGCTGGTGGCGGGCTGCGGACTGCCCAGGCCCGCGTGGCTGGACGCCGCCGAGACCGCCTGGCGTGAGCTTCCGCCCCCGGCGGCGGAGCGGACCGCGGTGGTGCCGGTCTGGCGCCGGCCGTGGATGGTGCTGGGGCGGGACACCTTCGCCGGTGATGTCCTGGCCCGTCTGGGAGTGCGGAACCTGTACGCGGACCACGCCGACCGCTACCCCCGTATCCCGCTCGACGCGCTCAACTCCGGTGCCGCCGATCTCGTCGTCCTGCCCGACGAGCCCTATCGCTTCAGCGCCGAGGACGGTCCCGAGGCGTTTCCCGGTCTGCCCGCCGCGCTGGTCAGCGGCCGCTGTCTGACCTGGTACGGGCCGTCGTTGCTGCAGGCCCCGGCCGTACTGGCACAGGCGCTGGCCGGGGCCCGGTGA
- a CDS encoding TDT family transporter, which yields MATLAQAPSRTDTTAPATGAPHLSPSVRHLGPNWYAAVMGTAIVANAGAALPLTGPGPRTACQVVWGLSVLMLLTLLGARTVHWVRHGDQARRHLLDPAVAPFYGCLAMALLAVGGGTLAVGRDVIGAPAAVAADAVLWTVGTLAGLAGAAAIPYLMVTRHRIEPGSASPVWLLPLVAPMVSAALGPALVPHLPAGQWQQALLLVCYALFGMSLLATLLVLPLVLSRLLHHGPLPLALTPTLFLVLGPLGQSTTAVNNLADAAPGVVDPSIAHAMGAFAVLYGVPVMGFALLWLALATALVVRAFRRGMGFSMTWWGFTFPLGTCVTGAAGLALHTGLTAFDWLAVALFAVLVTAVAVAGTRTAAGLARGHLLTPPRPVTP from the coding sequence ATGGCAACCCTCGCGCAAGCACCTTCCCGCACCGACACCACCGCCCCCGCCACCGGCGCCCCCCACCTCTCACCTTCGGTCCGCCATCTCGGGCCGAACTGGTACGCCGCCGTCATGGGCACGGCGATCGTCGCCAACGCCGGTGCGGCCCTGCCGCTCACCGGGCCCGGTCCGCGCACGGCCTGCCAGGTGGTCTGGGGGCTGTCGGTGCTGATGCTGCTGACGCTGCTGGGCGCCAGAACCGTGCACTGGGTCCGCCACGGCGACCAGGCGCGCCGCCATCTGCTGGACCCGGCCGTCGCCCCGTTCTACGGCTGTCTGGCCATGGCACTGCTGGCGGTCGGCGGCGGCACGCTCGCGGTGGGCCGGGACGTCATCGGCGCACCGGCCGCGGTGGCCGCCGACGCCGTGCTGTGGACCGTGGGCACCCTGGCCGGTCTCGCGGGCGCCGCGGCGATCCCGTATCTGATGGTGACCCGGCACCGTATCGAGCCCGGCAGCGCCTCCCCCGTCTGGCTCCTGCCGCTGGTCGCCCCCATGGTCTCGGCGGCGCTCGGCCCGGCGCTGGTGCCGCATCTGCCGGCCGGCCAGTGGCAGCAGGCCCTGCTGCTCGTCTGCTACGCCCTGTTCGGCATGTCCCTGCTGGCCACGCTGCTCGTCCTGCCGCTGGTCCTGTCCCGGCTGCTCCACCACGGCCCGCTCCCCCTGGCGCTCACCCCCACGCTGTTCCTCGTGCTCGGCCCGCTGGGCCAGTCCACCACCGCGGTGAACAACCTCGCCGATGCCGCACCGGGCGTCGTGGACCCCTCCATCGCACACGCCATGGGCGCCTTCGCGGTGCTCTACGGCGTCCCGGTGATGGGCTTCGCGCTGCTCTGGCTGGCGCTCGCCACCGCGCTGGTGGTCCGTGCCTTCCGCCGCGGCATGGGCTTCTCGATGACCTGGTGGGGCTTCACCTTCCCCCTCGGGACCTGCGTCACGGGCGCGGCGGGCCTGGCCCTGCACACCGGGCTGACGGCCTTCGACTGGCTCGCCGTGGCCCTCTTCGCCGTCCTCGTCACGGCGGTGGCGGTGGCCGGCACCCGCACCGCCGCCGGCCTGGCCCGCGGACACCTGCTGACCCCGCCCCGGCCGGTCACGCCGTAG